GTAAACGATGATTAGTGAAGTGATTACCACTGCTTGTCACTGTTTTAAAAGGAAATGGTAGGTTTTGAATTGTTGATGTGTGGCCCATATTCATCGTTTTAATATATACAGTTAATAATGTTATGCATTTTCCATTGTACTTGAAATTGACGATTGAGTGGCCAGGAATAGATTAGTTTCTTCGCAGATAGGAAACCTTTGAACTCTGAAATGGAagcacaaaaaagaaaaagacattaaatttaatacaataattacCTTAGTTCACCTGTGTATTACAAGgcagatattattttttaattataaaaataaatataaaataagtttataGATCAAGTTTAATagtcaattttttataattatttattaatattttaaaaaataataatataaaactttttaaatatcttttttcaaaagaaaattgatatttaaaaatattcattattcaatattttaattatattccGATTCAATAAGGGTAGAATGCCTAGTCGAAGCAAGAGGTCGAAAAGATTGAGAAAAATTGGTCattgtataaaattaatagtacAACTATAGATtgagaaaatatttatgagtttttggacaatatttttttgagtACAAATTTTGTAGGAAGTGCTTGTGACTAAAATTAGCAAGCTTACAAAGTGAAAGTATGAGCAAATTAAGTTACACAGTAGAGGAAAACAGAAGTGGTATAAAAGAGAGAGTTGGACTAGAAAAAGACTGAAGAGTCTAGTTTTTTTCCATGTGACATGTATTATGAAGGTGTAGCTGTTTAAGCTGCAAAATATTTTGTACTAAGTAACATGACCATTTGGTTTCTCCATTATTAAAGCAgcctttgtttctttttttcaacaCTGTGTTTTTGTGGCTGAAAGCTACACTACCATATAGCATggaatagtgctaatattttcattttattaagtgAATTATAGTATAAAGTTCATATGGATGatagtttattttctctttggatatttcttttcatgtgTGGTGGATATGGGTCGAGCATTAAGCTGGTGCTCAGCCATTGGGAACTCTAAGCAAACCTGAAAAAGGTAAAGCAAAAGTAACCCCTTCAAATggtcatcttttttttttttttttcttttttctttttgttctttgagTTTGTATTAACAAAACAAATGTCATGGATGAACCctttaattaacttttttttttccctccCTTTCTTCCTCTTCACATTACTTTGGTATGCATGTTCTCTTTAGCTATTATTTTCTGCATAAGATGCAACCACTCTCCAAAGGAAATATCCAGTTATGGAAATTATTGAACAGATTTAAtcatagaaaattattatacatACATACGGAAatcacaaataagaaaattctttttctaatgGATAGTTTCTATATTTGTATCAGATTTATATCCTCTTTCCATTTTAAGATGAAATGAAAcccactttattttttttttattttgaatttaattaatacattatatattgtctattaattgttttCGTCTTTGTCTTctggataaaaaaataataataataatatttttcctaCAAGAGAGATGGGGAACCATAGGATGCAAAAGATGCCCATCATTTCATCAACCAATGCGTTCTTAGAAATGGAAGTTATATAACAGTTAGCTTTTGCTATTAAGGAACCGAGCCACAGAATATTCTGCGTTTGTGATTAATTTAACCTGGAAGcagaatataaagaaattcatgcacttagaaaagaaaataatagaaaaaaagaaaacaggtTACGTGCTTGTCTTTATTattccaattaattaaatccagttacataaatattattgatagaTGGGGCATCACTTTGCCCatgttttctaaatttaatcatGCTTTTTAATGTCGGCCTCATGCTAACCATTTGCACCATACAACAACAgattaaattcttttctaattttcttgaGAATTCTTTTTGCTGCTGCTCCATTCATAGATTCTATATTAACTCCGTCCTCATCGGTTATATAGATTCCATGTCCCAAATTCTTAGCCTCAAATTTTGTTCTCACAATGATTGATTGCCACCTAGCTCctattaacaaattaattatcataaaaaaaattaaggattagattccttatcctttattatgaaaatgctttaattattaagaaaaccTATCCAtataaattgtatataaaattGCTGGCGGGAATGAAAAGCAAATGTCTATATgtattatactatttatattCTGACTTTGCTAATTTACAAGATTAGCATTTTAGTTGTGGTAGCACCTCTATGGAAATACTTTTGATAATTGAAACATTATCATTTTAGCAAAAGTTAAATCTTGAAATTCATGTCAAATTACAATATGCAAGATTTGGCAGCAGCCTGTGGAAGTACATAGACATGCCCTTTTGGGCCTTTCGGCAAAGAGAAACAGTATTGACTTTGACaagctttttttattaagagtGCCGCCATGCTATATTGAAGTTATCAAACCCTCCCTAATTAATCATTATCATATAGAAGTTGGTACGTCACTTTCTCTCTAATTACAATTATTACCAATTCCTAATTTTGCTTCCAAATGTCAATATAGTCCAGCATTCCTATTGACAATTTTCCTCAACACATAATTAATTGCAAGATGTAACGATTGTGGAAAACCTGTATGTACCAAAATAACaaaccatttcttttttttttatttgaagaaaaaaaaataaacaaaacgaaatttagaaaattccTGCCTCTCCATCATGAGTAATTAAAAACCTTTAAACAAAGGAagacatatatattatatatatacaagtgGTTTTGGCAAGTCTTCTAGAGGGAAACATCCTCAGTAAGTACCTTTGCAATTtgcagttttattttaatagctaaatattaaacaatttgTGAGTTTCACGACAAAAATTTATAGCATTGACTTGTAAATTTCATGGGTTGAAATAGatgtaataaatttaattattaatttaatttttttataattaaatattttctaatctAAATGAACtactaaaaagtaataatataaaatagaaaaaaatattttttaaatttaattatttgatcacttaaaaaatttatgtatcggtcaataattaatttataaaatacctCTAAATTACAAAGGTATTGTCTCATGGAAAATACTTtgtagatttttttaaaaaatagtgttTGGtgtattaaaagaataagtaAATTAGAAAGGGGAAATCATTCTACGGACTAACACAATCCTGtgagtaaaataaaattaatgataaaataatcattattagTATGCACCAATCAGTACATCAATTACttgattaaaagaataaaaagaattaatacaTCAATTACCAATAATTACTTTCGATAATCATTGATCGCTAGTTATCGGAATCAGTTATCTAATGATGCAAATTCATgcatatttagttttaaaaaataaaatatttaataagtgtagtatttagataatattttaacaaaaataagtgATGTTTCTAAGTAACAATAGATTTTTAAGtgattttttataatacagttaaataatttaaaatatattattttataaaattcattattttttagaaaacagACAGAGCCTATACAAAAGGTGGAGTTTCTTGTCTTATTATACAACATGACATATTGATTTTATAGTGAcctaattagttaattaattatttaatatcaaaaagtGATGAACTGTTACTGTGCCGAATTCCTAACTTTTcctgaaataaaaaaatatttaatttctctctcagaaaatattattttttctctattaaataaaaagcatATGCGACGTCACTTTATAGTGATGGCCATAGTTAATTTTTCGCTACTAAAAATCAAAAACCAGTTTAGTGCTCCAATAACATTGGCTCGGCTAGCCGAATAGCCAGTTAGCCAAGCCAAGAAAGTGGAAGGGGACCCGACTAGTTTTGGCTATTCACAGGGGTAACCTATCACGAAATGACACGTATATATAAGGGGACCCAACTACTTTTGTTTCTTCATGACTAaggtaaaaattaaattaaaaaaaccaATCTTTCAACGGACCCATTAGCTGATATCACCACCATACATTACAAAAAGGCGGAGGCTAATAAAAACATGGTAGTGCCCACTGACTGGAAAGCCAAATCTTTTGTTTATGGACCAAAATACCCTTGAACGGCATTTTTCATGCCTCAAGTTTTGTCCATAAATATGAGCCCCCTATGCTGCATTTCTTCCCTTTTCTCCTCCTTCCTTTCATCTCTCTCTATTAAGCAAAATTCTGTTAATTAGGGTTtctgtttgtttgtttattattattacttttttttttttaatagtcaTGTTGTCTACTGTTTCGGCTAGCTTCTTATCCCCCGATTCCATGATCGGAAACCCATTTGCTTCCTTCGAAAGCGGCTTCACCCCGTGGGATGATTGTTCTCAATTCTTTGAGAATAATCTtgattcacaatattcatcaACCAAAGCGGCCGGTTCGACTTCCGGTTCTGAGGAACCGAATGAACCGAACCGATCTGATCCAACCCCTGCCAACTCTAACTCCAGCTCTGATCAGGAGCCTAACCAAAGAACCGTTGCTTCGGTGATCGATGAGCGGAAAAGGAGAAGGATGATATCGAACCGGGAGTCAGCAAGGCGGTCCAGGATGCGAAAACAGAAGCACTTAGAAAACTTAAGGAACCAAGTGAACCGACTGAGGGTTGAGAACCGGGAAATGACGAACCGGTTGCGGTTTGTTTTGTACCATTGGCAAAGTGTACGAAGGGAAAACGACCAACTCCGGTCTGAACATAGTATGCTCAGACAAAAGCTGTCGAACATACGTCAAATTTTGATGTTCCGGCAACTCCAACAATTCACGTCTGCATGGCCATGCAATAATACAGTCACAACCGAACAAATCCCACCATCATTAATCACTTAATAAACTAAGctacatctatatatatatacatatatccataaaaataaataatcacgAACAAGGGAACaaagagaaatatttttctctctctttctctctctagagtCTGTGTAAATGAAAAAGCTGCTAAAGCAAGGAAAACTAAATGGTGGAGGTTTTTTGGGGGATTGAATTTTGATGATAAAGGGTGTTTTTGGGAAAATATCTCGGGTTTTTAGTGAAACCAGATTTATATGTGGTGTATAAAAGCTAGTCAGTGTTTGCCTTATTAAATGCATCATATATGTAGTTTTGCccaatgttgttttctctttttgtctcttttaaaaatagttatatcAGTAAAAGTCGCACTAGTTATTGTgagtaattattatattcatatgAGTAATTATTATGTAGTGGCACTCCGTCAATGATCACTGCAATTTCCAACAGCAAGAACAGAACTCTATGTGGTGTTTTCTTATGGACTGTGCTAAGTGTGCTTTGATTTGTCTTGGCACTCCATTGAAACTGGAGGACGTGAATTCTCTCAAATGTCCTCGACTTTGACTTGTGTAAACATCAAAAGCATTGGAAATAAAATCACCGTTCCAGGGATAACACTGTCCTTCCAGTTTTGAAGATGCTGATATTTTAGCCAAAGAATGCCAGTCTACTCAAGATTTATTACGTTTAATAATCACTGAATAAATGGCAGTTCTAAGTTAACTATAACAAAATGAAATGCTTATTACTTCTTATTATTAGAAGCATTTGTCGCTCGTacaataatttcatttaatacaACCAAAACATCAGGTGATTATTCccaaggaaagaaagaaaagcaaagaaaaagagcCATGGATGGTCTATTTACTTTGACGTACTACTCCACCTGCCTTCTCCAAAATAATTCAGATCCAATGATTGATGGACAATTTATCCacgcaattacactagttcaaaaggggaaaaaagaagaagaagaagaaagatgcACCAatgaaaaagattaaaagaaattgttcTCACCAACCCAAATCATGCAAGTAATTAATAACAATTTCTATTAACCGGTAATTAAGTTATGAACAGGGATTGATCATATCACAGGAGACGACCGCCTCTGTAACTTGGTATAAAATTAAGCAAGTTGCgactctttttctttactaaatttgattagttttggataaagtatttatatatatatatatatatatatatatatatgtaaagaaaagaaatgcgGGTGCTTTAGTGTATAATAATAAACAGAATAATGTAATGGCTTTTgtgtttaaaaattaataatgggAAAAGGAGATAGGGTCCACAATAAAATTGTGATTGAAGACGTAATCCGATTAATCAGCCCATAGCAAAAGATGGGTGTCTTCGTCAAGAATCGTCACTCCCAAattgttatttatatttttaccttttaataaaattaatggttAAAAAATGAAGGATGATGCGGATTGTTTCTATTAATTAAGCATTTGTAATGTTTTGGAGTAATTGTTATAGTGTGCAACTAAGTAAACTTGATGTTAAGGTGCAATGGATATTCTTGGCATCATATTATACTTTATTGAAATTTGACATTCACATATATGTCGATGTCCTCCATAGTTGCTTCTGGAtgtgaaataaaaattcttttaaatactCAGTGATcgtagatattttatttttgaaaaaatattctaaaagtttcttttttggaaaagaaatatagaatTAGCTAATTAGACTTGTAATAATTAAGTTTCATTTTCACCCATCTAAAATGATaatcattaacaaataaatCCAAAACTAAGAGATGCAAGCTCAAAATTGACCTGACCCATTTAAGTGGGACAGCAATCTTCATATTTCTGACATTATAACTGCTTCTTGCTAATCAAGATTATAAAGCTATTAATACTATGACACTACTTACACTAATAggtaaaacaaataataaaacaatattctatttccttttaaaatcttaaatttgcatgagatgaattctatttatatgtaatatcatttaaaattactaaaaaattaaatttgattaaaagcGCTTTCcgtctttatatttttattttaaaatatttttgtgtaatttataagtattatatattttaatcaacTTAAGCCTTTAGCagatttactttttattttcttaccatCTCtaagcaataataaaaaaataaattttaatttaatctttaattgcatatcaaaaaaagatttaatcttAACTTTTCAATAATTGCAATTTTATGTATGTTTCCATTAATCTATatgatataagaatataaataatttgttttatctttttatgaattcatgttttttttttctttttaaattcaattgatTCATTGTCAATAACTGATTTGATatagtttataaaataaaaattttgttattgaaattataaaaatatatataaaaatactgcaaataaatttaaaatagtataaacatataatttgtAAGGAAATAATATGACAATAAAAACTTAGAGGGAAtaaaaaaactcataaattgagtatttatcttttatatttttttagatttaaaaaatttaactttaaggtttagaatttaatcacgtaggtattattttctttttctttactatgaagagttgaaaattaaaagtcacttttatgattaaaaaatttgtaataaatagaaaatattttatagaatcacatttatcattatatacttaatatggtattaaataatatgaaataaaattcttatgttgaattgtaaaaattgataaaataaaatataaaattttaattatttaaataattaaaattgatatttatcaataataaattataatatatacttagtattattataattgGTTGTTCAAATTACTggttatttaaaaaagtataattgaATGATTGagatttgaaataatatatttaatcattaaaatcaaatattatatgttaataCCAAATAAAGACCCATCGTTTTAGAGAAAATTATGATGTAGTCACCCGTGAATTTTAAGCACCCATTGGATTCTTATTCCATTATTTACCACTTTATTTAGCTTTTGGTGTTAATCAACTCAATCAAAGAACTAACTCaactattaattttaacaaccatattgaatttttactttattaagtCATTTGACTGACTAATAACAAAAACTAATAGAAGAGGATCACAATTAtcttatttgatatttaaataagaggaagaaaagtattaatatattcaaatttaagggtaaaatttttattttcttttaattttgaaaatgtgGACAGAAACTTTaatgtagaaaaatatgaacctgatatagcaaaatcacagctaataatttgagaaaataaagataaagtaagacaaaatacacaatagaacacacaaatttacgtggaaaacccctaaacaaattaggataaaaaacCACGGGCAAggatagaagaattttactataagaaaataataggagttacaaactctctatttataaaggagaaaacattaaaattctctctttataataggagaaaaataattgcttaactctctaatatttttctcttatttttgggATGATAGAATAACAAGGTGaggcctctattatataggcttggaaGGTACCTCAAcattgttaacttagcaatgtgggagaaatactccttaaaaatttataacttaacAATGTGGGAGAGATACAAATCCctaaatatcaacaatctcccacttgaagatttgattgagAATCAGTCAGATCTTCACACTGTTCTTTCTTCCTTGCCTTTCCATGCTGCTTATACTTTTATCAGGCCACTAGAGGATTgacaccaaataaatttatcagtgTTAACTGccttcatcagaaaatctgcTAGGTTGTCTTTAGTATGAATTTTTAGCATATCCACAGTGCCCTCTTCCACTTTTTCACGAACGAAGTGATATTGGACTCGTATGtgctttgactttgaatgaaAAGCTGGATTTCTTGCGAGATGCAAGGCACTGACCGCTGCACGGTAGAAATATGCTCTTGTTCGTGCCCGAGTTTctccatcatcattttcaaccaTATCGCTTCCTTACTAGCTTGTGTAAATGCTACATATTCTCATTGTTGATGTCGCCACAACCGATCGCAGCTGCACAAGAAGTGTGAACACATACCCTGAAGTAGATTTGCTTTTATCAAGATCACCTGCATAATCTGAGTCAACATATCCTCTGATAATAAAGTCTGATCCTCCATAACACAATGCAACATTTGAGGTTCCCTTAACATATCTTAGGATCCTCTTTACAAAGATTCCAATGTTTCTACCGGGGATTCGCCATGTACCGACTTACTACTCCCACTGCATGTGTAATGTCTGGTCGTGTACAAATCATTGCGAACATTAAAATCCCCACTACTGATGCATACGGTACTCGAGATAtttccatccttccttcttcactGCTATGACTCATACTGGAGGATAATTTGAAACTAACAGGAAGTGGGGTAGAAATTGACTTACAATCTTGCATATTGAAGCATCACAAGaccttcttcaaataatttttctgagaAAGTCAAATCTTCCTATTGTTTCTGTCTCGGTGAATTTGCATCCCTAGAATCTTGTTTGCTGGTCCCAAgtccttcatttcaaattccctAGCCAACTGTGCCTTTAGTTCTTCAATATGATCTTTGTTGGGGCATGctaccaacatgtcatctacatacaatagtaagataataaaattacttttaccAAACCTCTTGAAATATGCACAAGGGTCTGCATTAAGTCTGTTGTATCCAAGGCTCATAATGAAGGAATCAAATCTCTTATACCAACACCTCGGTGCCTGCTTTAAACCGTATAAAGATTTGTTCAACCTAAAAACCAAgtttcactttcttttttcttcaaaaccttctggctggagcatataaattttttcctTAAGATCTCCATGAAGAAAAGCTGTTTTCACATCTAGCTGCTCTTGATGTAAGTCAAATGTAGCACACATCGCCAAGACTACTCGAACAGTTGTTAATCGAACCACAGGGAAAAATATTTCGTTGAAGTCAATCCCCTCCTTCTGAGCATATCCTTTCACCACCATTCTTGCACGAAACCGCTCCACTTGATCAtcactatttcttttgatcttaaaGACCCAATTGTTGCCAATGGCCTTTCTTCCTTGTGGTAGTGGCACAAGCTCCCAAGTCTTGTTTTTATGTAGAGCTTCCATCTCTTCTTGCATTGCTGCCATCCATTGAGATGCATCTGAACTGCTCATTGCTTCTTGGAGAGTTGATGGCTCCCCTTCCTCAGTTAGAAGATGCTATCACGCCTATATCATAATCTTTCTGCCAGGTTGGTGTAAATTTTATACGTTTTCCCTTTTCAAGTTCTAACTCTTCAAACTCGGCTGGCTCTTCAAACTCGACtggttcttcctcttcctGCTCTGGTGCTGCTTTagaagaatcttcttctgtaGACTTTCTTTCCACCTGTATAGTTGTAGtctctgaattttcttttgaagtgctATCATCTTCTCCCTTCAATTTCTCTTCTAAGAAGATTACATCCCTGCTGATTATAACCTTATGGGCAGTGGGATCCCACAGGCGATACCCCTTCACACCATTAACATATCCCAAGAACAAACACTTCCTGGATTTTGGATCCAGCTTTGTAGTTTCTTGGGTATTATACATCACATACACAGGACTTCCAAATATATGGAGGTTTGAATAATCAACTGGCTTCCCACCCACATCTCCATCGGTGTCTTTTGATCAATTCATCGTAGATGGAGAGCGGTTAATCACATAACAAAGTGTGTTAATCGCCTCAATGCCTTATTTAGGCCTGCAGTCTCCCAACAATGCTCTAGTTCTTTCTAATGTGAGTTCGTTCATCCGCTTTGCcactccattttgttgaggAGTGTATGCCGTAGTGAACTGCCTTTTGATGCCTTCTTGCTTGCAAAAGCTATTAAATTCATTACCTGTGTATTCTCCTCCATTATCTGTCCTCAAACACTTGATCTTATTGCCTGAATCAAGTTCAACCCGCGTTTTGTAAGTTTTGAAAACTGCAAATACATCTCCCATGCTCTTGATAGGATACACCCAACATCTCCTGGAGTAATCATCGATGAAGGACACAAAGTACTTAGCTCCTCCTAGTGATGAAACGGGTGCTTGCCATACATCAGAGCGAACTAATTCTAGAACATCCTTGCTTCTAGAATTGGATGTATTGAACTGTAGTCGATGCTGCTTGCTTGTTATGCAATGCCCACAAAAGGGTAATGACACCTTTGTGAGACCAAGAAGTAGATTTTTCTCAGCAAGAACCTTCATGCCTTGTTCAGACATATGTCCAAGCTTCTGATGCCACACCAGTGCAGATCTCTCGCTTGAACTACTTGAAGCAACAGATGCTTCGCCCATGCACAGCTCTCCCAAAACATATACAAATTAGCGtaattttttctcctttcataaTTACAAGCGCTCCTCGGCTAATCTTCATGATTCCTTTCTGAACTTTGATAATGCAATTAAGATCATCCAACTGTCCCAGAGATAACAAATTCTTCTTCAGACCTTCCATATGTCGCACTCCTTGAATAGTGCGGACTATACCGTCATGCATCTTCAACCTGATAGTTCCAATGCCTATGATTTTTAAGACATTATCTTCACAACTATACACAGATTCTCCTAAGATAGGTTCATAATGATGGAACCATTCTCTTCTAGAGGTCATGTGATAAGTTGCTCATGAGTCAAGAAGCCATACATCAGCAAATCTCTTCCTGCTCTCAGTTGATATTGCTGCTTCACAGCACAATACATTTCCATCATCCGAAGTGCATGCCACATTTCCTTGAGGATTGGAATTTTTTAGACTCCAACAATCCCTCTTCAGGTGACCTTTCTTACCACAATGGtagtatttataattcttcttactttttgattttgatctaCCATGATTGTGACTCCCATTTGGACCACGTTCTGTTGATCTCCCTCTCATCACCATCAAGGCTTCCAACTGTTGTGAACCTGCCTGCTTGTCTTCCTTGTTCCTTTGctgattttcttcttcaagaatagCGGCTGCTATATCATCAAAGACTAGAATTTCGGTAACAACATTATTTGTCAAACTGATGATGAGATGATCATACGAATCAGGTAGACTTTGGAGTAGAAGTTCTGCACGTTCTTGTGACTCTATTTTATAGCCCAAAGATATGAGTTGAGAAAATAGAGTATTCAAGACATTAAGGTGCTCTGTCACTGAAGTAGATTCTGACATTCTTAATGTGTAAAGTTTcctcttaagaaaaattttgttGTGTAATGACTTAGCTTCGTATAGTCTAGTGAAGTGGTCCCAAATCTCCTTTgtcgttttcttttcttctatactGGACAAGATCCCATCTGCAAGTGCCAGATGAAGGTTTGCAATAGCATTCCCATCCATCTCGTTCCACTTATTATCATCTGTGAGTGTTGTCGGTCGTTCACTGATAGCCGCAAAACAATTGTCTTTTCTCAATACagcctttatctttaatttccacAGTGAGAAATTACTCCCGTTGAACttttcaatctcaaattttGCCGCCATTGCTTCTATCACAAACGGTGCCTTTTAGCTTGTAAAATGAACCGCAGTAATGAACACAACTCACTAGGTAAGTTCCCAGGAAAGACTGGAGGGTCACAAGCAGACCTCTTAAATACCAATCTCCTTAGACAGAACCTTCTCTAAATtgtaagtattcttactactCCACACAAGCTCTTTTGCACCAAAGAAACCTCAAAAAATCCTCTTTTGATGTGAAAGATCAAACTGAGCTGCAACCAccgaattttaaaaaatttcttatcaACCAGGCTCTTATACcaattgtagaaaaatatgaacctgatagagcaaaatcacaggtaataatttgaaaaaataaagatatttttaattttaagtatttagAATTTCAAACACTTTCCACGTGTGTCGTATAAGTGAAAGGTGCGACAAACATCCATCACTGTAAAAAAAATgacatatcaataaaaattaacaccATGAGAATAATATATtgcattttattaaaaaagtaagtcgtattttaacttattaaaaatagcacttatttaaaattgagaaGTGGTCC
The sequence above is drawn from the Ricinus communis isolate WT05 ecotype wild-type chromosome 7, ASM1957865v1, whole genome shotgun sequence genome and encodes:
- the LOC8276070 gene encoding basic leucine zipper 4 → MLSTVSASFLSPDSMIGNPFASFESGFTPWDDCSQFFENNLDSQYSSTKAAGSTSGSEEPNEPNRSDPTPANSNSSSDQEPNQRTVASVIDERKRRRMISNRESARRSRMRKQKHLENLRNQVNRLRVENREMTNRLRFVLYHWQSVRRENDQLRSEHSMLRQKLSNIRQILMFRQLQQFTSAWPCNNTVTTEQIPPSLIT